A genomic window from Spiroplasma helicoides includes:
- a CDS encoding glycoside hydrolase family 32 protein: protein MKWERNSLITDKDLDLFNEYHTKKQSDWYNNQFHLSGYCGSINDPNGLVFFDSKYFIFMQNCPFSIYHYNKSWALYTTKDFINYQYEGITLTPSNDYDKHGVFSGSARVNDKGEMEIYYTGNIEFNDVERTSYTLRALIDLKEKLVSKELLFECDLKKYTGHFRDPVVFEKHNKLFMINGAQTIDKKGVLAVHEFVDNKWEFKNQVELDKNFEQNSYMVECPNYFKIDESEFVFACFEQDASLKDGSHFVQYRKVDFQENGSFSFLSDLRKIDLGFDFYAPQVFSNTADRKIMLGWLGNSRSNPFPKELTTWSNNLTVPRKLSEVNNNLYQYPIEEMNNLRTSEINSKSGLFNYENGTVELLADNIANKDFEIKIKSDNKQIIISNKNKQFIVDRSKMDYNDEVELPSVINFEDLKINSLRILIDRSCMEIFINNGEHAISVRTFIINHKVVESDLKESQVYQLKGYNIEWNNTLFKNVTNKK, encoded by the coding sequence ATGAAATGAGAAAGAAATAGTTTAATAACAGACAAAGATTTAGATTTATTTAATGAATATCATACAAAAAAACAAAGTGATTGATATAATAATCAATTTCATTTATCAGGATATTGTGGTTCAATCAATGATCCAAATGGATTAGTATTTTTTGATAGTAAATACTTCATTTTTATGCAAAATTGTCCATTTAGTATTTATCACTATAATAAATCATGAGCTCTATACACAACAAAAGACTTTATTAATTATCAATATGAGGGGATTACTTTAACTCCATCAAACGATTATGATAAACATGGAGTATTTTCAGGGAGTGCAAGAGTTAATGATAAAGGTGAAATGGAAATTTATTATACTGGAAATATTGAATTTAATGATGTAGAAAGAACAAGTTATACTTTAAGAGCTTTAATTGATTTAAAAGAAAAACTAGTTAGTAAAGAATTATTATTTGAATGTGATTTAAAAAAATATACTGGTCATTTTAGAGATCCTGTTGTATTTGAAAAACACAATAAATTATTTATGATAAATGGGGCTCAAACAATCGATAAAAAAGGGGTTTTAGCAGTCCATGAATTTGTTGATAATAAATGAGAGTTTAAAAATCAAGTGGAATTAGATAAAAACTTCGAACAAAATTCATATATGGTTGAATGTCCTAACTATTTTAAAATTGATGAATCAGAATTTGTTTTTGCTTGTTTTGAACAAGACGCTTCATTAAAAGATGGAAGTCATTTTGTGCAATATCGAAAAGTTGATTTTCAAGAGAATGGAAGTTTTTCATTTTTGAGTGATTTGAGAAAAATAGATCTAGGTTTTGACTTTTATGCTCCTCAAGTATTTTCAAATACTGCTGATAGAAAGATAATGCTTGGTTGATTAGGTAATTCAAGATCAAATCCATTTCCTAAAGAGTTAACAACATGAAGTAACAACTTAACTGTCCCAAGAAAGCTAAGTGAAGTTAATAATAATTTATATCAATATCCAATTGAAGAGATGAATAATTTAAGAACAAGTGAAATCAACTCAAAAAGTGGACTTTTTAACTATGAAAATGGAACTGTCGAATTGCTAGCTGATAATATTGCTAACAAGGACTTTGAAATAAAGATAAAAAGTGATAATAAACAAATCATTATTTCCAATAAGAACAAGCAATTTATAGTTGATAGATCAAAAATGGACTATAATGATGAAGTGGAGTTACCTTCAGTTATCAACTTTGAAGACTTAAAAATAAACTCTTTAAGAATATTAATTGACAGAAGTTGTATGGAGATATTTATTAATAATGGAGAACATGCAATTTCAGTTAGAACATTTATAATTAATCATAAAGTAGTAGAATCAGACTTGAAAGAATCACAAGTTTATCAATTAAAAGGCTATAACATAGAGTGAAATAATACTTTATTTAAAAATGTTACAAATAAAAAATAA